From a region of the Polynucleobacter corsicus genome:
- a CDS encoding SlyX family protein, producing the protein MTEDRITNLEIKLSFTEDLIDQLNQTIYKQQQQIEFLYRELKSIKEQASSGDSAGNNSPKDEIPPHY; encoded by the coding sequence ATGACCGAAGATCGCATCACCAATCTTGAAATTAAGCTTAGCTTTACTGAAGACTTAATTGATCAACTCAATCAAACGATCTACAAGCAGCAGCAGCAAATTGAATTTCTGTATCGTGAGCTCAAATCCATCAAGGAGCAAGCTAGCAGCGGGGATAGCGCAGGTAACAACAGCCCAAAAGATGAAATCCCTCCGCAT
- a CDS encoding LLM class flavin-dependent oxidoreductase, whose product MTNAVPYSILDISPIPEGFTAADALRNSLDVAQHAEALGYTRYWVAEHHNMTGNASSATAVLVGYIAGGTKTILVGSGGVMLPNHAPLVIAEQFGTLASIYPGRIELGLGRAPGSDQMTARALRRDLLGSDDRFPQDVRELQHYFGPLQEGQLVRAIPGMDTEVPIWILGSSLYGAQLAAHFGLPYAFASHFAPEQLLDAMSTYRELFKPSDKLAKPYCAFLMNVVAADTDEEAAHLFTTLQQNVIRMRRNTRGQLPPPIENIDDYCEPHETMTAAHALRCSAVGSLQTVRKEMQYWLDQTGANEIIITGQIYDHQARLKSFEIAAESAKGLRFSSVA is encoded by the coding sequence ATGACAAATGCTGTCCCATACTCCATTCTAGATATATCTCCGATCCCCGAGGGATTTACTGCTGCAGATGCCTTGCGGAACTCTCTGGATGTTGCCCAGCATGCAGAGGCTTTGGGCTATACCCGTTATTGGGTGGCCGAGCACCACAACATGACAGGTAATGCCAGCTCTGCCACTGCAGTCTTGGTCGGCTATATTGCTGGCGGTACAAAAACTATTCTCGTTGGGTCGGGTGGTGTGATGTTGCCAAATCATGCCCCCTTGGTCATCGCAGAACAATTTGGCACTTTGGCATCTATTTATCCCGGCAGGATTGAACTCGGCTTGGGGCGTGCGCCAGGGTCTGATCAAATGACAGCTAGAGCATTGAGACGCGATTTACTTGGAAGCGATGACCGCTTTCCACAGGATGTGCGCGAGTTGCAACATTACTTCGGCCCCCTTCAGGAGGGGCAGCTTGTGAGGGCTATTCCGGGTATGGATACTGAGGTGCCGATTTGGATATTAGGCTCTAGCTTGTATGGCGCACAACTAGCAGCTCACTTTGGCCTACCTTATGCCTTTGCTTCGCATTTTGCACCCGAGCAATTATTGGATGCGATGTCCACCTATCGCGAACTGTTTAAGCCATCGGATAAGCTGGCCAAACCTTATTGCGCATTTCTGATGAATGTAGTCGCTGCCGATACCGATGAAGAGGCTGCTCATCTATTTACTACTTTGCAACAAAACGTTATTCGTATGCGCCGCAATACCCGCGGGCAGTTACCACCCCCAATAGAAAACATAGATGACTATTGTGAGCCGCATGAAACAATGACTGCCGCTCATGCTTTGCGCTGTTCTGCGGTCGGATCCTTACAGACCGTAAGAAAAGAGATGCAGTATTGGCTTGATCAGACCGGCGCAAATGAAATCATCATCACGGGTCAAATTTATGACCATCAAGCTCGCCTCAAGTCCTTTGAGATTGCTGCTGAATCAGCTAAAGGCTTGCGCTTTAGTTCTGTAGCCTAA
- a CDS encoding putative toxin-antitoxin system toxin component, PIN family has translation MKPVVLDTNILLDIFVFNDERALHLKKALFDKTTHFVASQKTIAEFADVISRPLFKLDEEAQVAILAQWQSIAEQQDDSNLAPAPWKCQDLDDQIFLDLAYQLRPVVLISKDNAVLQIASRAASEDILITSDYNAFRLQN, from the coding sequence ATGAAGCCGGTAGTTTTAGACACCAATATCTTGCTAGATATTTTTGTCTTTAATGACGAAAGAGCCCTTCATTTAAAGAAAGCGCTTTTTGATAAAACAACACACTTCGTAGCTAGCCAGAAAACAATTGCAGAGTTTGCTGATGTGATCTCGCGCCCCCTCTTTAAGCTAGATGAAGAAGCTCAAGTAGCTATTCTGGCTCAATGGCAATCTATTGCAGAGCAACAGGATGATTCGAATTTAGCTCCCGCACCCTGGAAATGCCAGGATCTGGATGATCAGATCTTCCTAGATCTAGCCTATCAACTTAGGCCCGTAGTACTGATTAGCAAAGATAATGCAGTGCTTCAAATCGCCAGCAGAGCGGCCTCAGAAGACATTCTCATAACCAGTGATTACAACGCCTTTAGGCTACAGAACTAA
- a CDS encoding YaeQ family protein, whose amino-acid sequence MALRATIHKADLHVADSDRHYYGSHSLTIAKHPSETEERMMIRIIAFALQAQEELAFTKGLSDTDEPDLWIKDLTDAIKLWIEIGQPDERRILKACGRSDQVIAYCYGGHTSKIWWDGIANKLTRARNLQVISIPAEQAKELNKLVERSMVLHVNIQDGEAYVSSDMGQVTITPEIWRNQQQ is encoded by the coding sequence ATGGCTCTACGCGCAACTATCCACAAAGCCGACCTTCACGTCGCAGATTCCGACCGCCATTATTACGGCAGTCACTCACTCACTATTGCCAAGCATCCCTCTGAAACCGAAGAGCGGATGATGATACGCATCATTGCATTTGCCCTACAAGCACAAGAGGAGTTAGCCTTTACTAAAGGCCTGAGCGATACCGATGAGCCCGACCTCTGGATAAAAGATCTCACGGATGCGATTAAGCTTTGGATTGAGATAGGACAGCCTGACGAAAGACGCATTCTGAAAGCCTGCGGTCGATCCGATCAAGTCATCGCTTACTGCTATGGCGGACACACCAGCAAAATTTGGTGGGATGGTATTGCCAATAAATTGACGCGCGCCCGCAATCTTCAAGTGATCTCCATTCCCGCAGAGCAGGCTAAAGAACTCAATAAGCTAGTCGAGCGGAGTATGGTTCTGCATGTGAATATTCAAGATGGGGAAGCATACGTTTCTTCAGATATGGGACAAGTCACTATCACCCCAGAAATCTGGCGCAATCAACAGCAATGA
- a CDS encoding NAD(P)/FAD-dependent oxidoreductase — protein MIRITELRLPISHAPEALEEAILRRLNIQAQDLIRFDIFKRSYDARKNVALAFIYTVDLSVKNEEKLLKQFSNDIHIRPSPDMSYHFVANASQVKSASFERPVVIGFGPCGIFAALVLAQMGFKPIVLERGKPVRERTQDTWGLWRKNVLNPESNVQFGEGGAGTFSDGKLWSQIKDPKFYGRKVIAEFIKAGAPEEIHYVAKPHIGTFRLVGVVERMRQEIIELGGEIRFSQKVIGFDIQDDQIKGVKIEGYPDLPTNHVVLALGHSARDTFEALHAAGVYMEAKPFSVGFRIEHPQSLINKARLGPHAGNELIGSADYKLVHHAKNGRAVYSFCMCPGGTVVAATSEPNRVVTNGMSQYSRNERNANAGIVVGITPDDYPGGPLAGIDFQRALESKAYDLGGSTYEAPGQLVGDFLAGKASTEFGSVIPSYKPGVHLTDLADALPPYAIEAIREAIPAFEKQIKGFSMKDAVLTGIETRTSSPLRITRGANLQSLNIKGLYPAGEGAGYAGGILSAGVDGIKVAEAVALDYLSK, from the coding sequence ATGATCCGTATTACCGAACTTCGCCTTCCTATCAGCCATGCCCCCGAGGCATTAGAAGAGGCGATCTTGCGGCGCTTAAATATCCAGGCTCAAGACTTGATTCGGTTTGATATTTTTAAGCGCAGCTATGACGCCAGAAAAAACGTCGCTCTAGCCTTTATTTATACCGTGGACCTATCGGTCAAGAATGAGGAAAAATTACTAAAGCAGTTCTCGAATGACATTCATATTCGACCATCACCGGATATGAGTTATCACTTTGTGGCCAACGCTTCACAGGTGAAGAGTGCAAGTTTTGAGCGACCTGTTGTCATTGGATTTGGCCCTTGTGGAATTTTTGCCGCCTTGGTGTTAGCGCAGATGGGTTTTAAGCCAATCGTATTAGAACGCGGCAAACCTGTACGTGAACGCACCCAAGACACTTGGGGCCTGTGGCGCAAGAATGTCCTCAATCCAGAATCTAATGTGCAATTTGGTGAGGGTGGAGCAGGGACGTTTTCCGATGGCAAACTCTGGAGTCAAATTAAAGACCCGAAGTTTTACGGTCGCAAAGTTATTGCTGAATTCATCAAAGCGGGCGCCCCCGAAGAAATTCATTATGTAGCTAAGCCGCATATCGGAACCTTTCGATTGGTAGGCGTGGTTGAAAGAATGCGCCAAGAAATTATTGAGCTTGGTGGGGAGATTCGTTTCTCACAAAAAGTGATTGGCTTTGATATTCAGGATGATCAGATTAAAGGCGTCAAAATTGAGGGATATCCTGATCTGCCCACCAATCATGTAGTGCTTGCTTTAGGACATAGCGCTCGCGATACCTTTGAGGCTCTTCATGCGGCAGGTGTTTATATGGAAGCCAAACCGTTTTCTGTGGGCTTTCGTATTGAGCATCCCCAATCCTTAATTAATAAAGCACGCTTAGGCCCACATGCTGGTAACGAGCTGATTGGCTCAGCTGATTACAAATTGGTTCACCATGCCAAGAATGGCCGTGCTGTCTATAGCTTCTGCATGTGCCCTGGCGGTACAGTGGTGGCAGCTACTTCTGAACCCAATCGGGTTGTCACCAATGGCATGAGTCAGTATTCGCGTAACGAGCGCAATGCCAATGCAGGCATCGTTGTTGGCATTACCCCGGATGACTACCCTGGCGGCCCTTTAGCAGGCATCGATTTTCAGAGAGCCCTAGAGTCTAAGGCTTATGACTTAGGCGGATCTACCTATGAAGCTCCTGGTCAATTAGTTGGTGACTTCTTGGCAGGTAAAGCCTCTACAGAATTTGGTTCCGTCATCCCATCTTATAAACCGGGCGTGCATCTGACGGATCTCGCCGACGCTTTACCTCCTTATGCGATTGAAGCAATTCGAGAGGCGATTCCTGCTTTTGAGAAACAGATCAAAGGTTTCTCGATGAAGGATGCGGTACTGACTGGTATCGAAACGCGTACATCCTCGCCATTGCGTATTACTCGAGGCGCCAATCTTCAGAGTTTAAATATCAAAGGTCTTTACCCTGCAGGTGAGGGTGCTGGTTATGCTGGTGGAATCTTATCGGCAGGAGTTGATGGTATCAAGGTAGCGGAAGCGGTCGCACTCGATTATCTATCCAAGTAA
- a CDS encoding AAA family ATPase, with protein sequence MTCKLSPSAPRLILFAGHAGTGKTTLAKKALPLIVGKTGESFCFLDKDTVYGAYSAHVMELTTKNPNDRDSPFYLQNLRDSEYAGLIAIAKENLQLGVNVILVGPFSSEIQSGRMFEPEELGVPSVSSIRIAWIDLDESEAKRRMERRADPRDEYKLHHWDEYTKRRVDPPEHAAIQRFDNLHFDETRFEKLIDHLIN encoded by the coding sequence ATGACCTGCAAGCTCAGTCCAAGCGCGCCCCGACTCATTCTCTTTGCCGGCCATGCGGGCACCGGTAAAACCACTTTAGCTAAAAAAGCACTACCCCTCATTGTTGGGAAGACTGGGGAAAGCTTTTGCTTTTTAGATAAAGATACGGTGTATGGCGCCTATAGTGCCCATGTCATGGAGCTCACCACCAAAAACCCCAATGATCGAGATAGTCCTTTTTATCTTCAGAACTTAAGGGATTCGGAATATGCAGGACTTATTGCTATCGCCAAAGAAAATCTACAACTCGGAGTGAATGTCATCCTGGTGGGGCCCTTTTCTAGTGAAATCCAAAGTGGTCGGATGTTCGAGCCCGAAGAGCTTGGTGTACCCAGCGTATCGAGCATCAGAATTGCCTGGATTGATTTAGACGAGAGTGAAGCTAAAAGGCGCATGGAACGACGCGCAGATCCGAGAGATGAATACAAACTACATCATTGGGATGAATACACCAAGCGAAGAGTAGATCCACCAGAGCATGCTGCAATACAGCGCTTTGATAATTTACATTTTGATGAAACTCGGTTTGAGAAATTAATCGATCACTTGATTAATTGA
- a CDS encoding ATP-binding cassette domain-containing protein has protein sequence MALIVLTDAKLAFGHVDLLANTAFSLESGERVGLIGRNGTGKSSLLKILAGIEKMDDGLLQYQQGLRIAYVPQEPIFEAEETVFDAVSKGVAQAKALREEYEALSIGEWDDAAHHRLDEVQSQLEALSGWNWEQRVHETLDRLHLEAELKINTLSGGTKKRVALARALVEMPDVLLLDEPTNHLDLDSISWLEDLLKEYKGSVILITHDRAFLDNVCTQIVELDRGILRTYPGNFSAYEVLKDQEMNSESLANARADKLLAQEEVWIRKGVEARRTRSVARIARLENLRTTRSQRRDAVGQVKLAVSAGDRSGKIVADLQNVSKSYERPIVQDFTATILRGDKVGLLGPNGAGKTTLLKLILGTIAPDSGTATMGTRIEVAYFDQMREGLDLNASLEDYISPGSEWIEINGNKKHVKSYLSDFLFAPERTNSPVSTLSGGERNRLLLARLFARPANVLVLDEPTNDLDIDTLDLLEQLLQDYKGTVFLVSHDRYFLDNVVTSIIANEGDGFWREYEGGYEDWKIQKARSDKIRAANGGLKAAEKSESKLEAKPEAKAESKPAVVKTGVSKLNGKERQELEVLPLQIETLETEQAEIGIAMSNPDLYKNEPELAASMQARLSEITADLDIKLQRWELLLSRSES, from the coding sequence ATGGCTTTAATCGTACTCACTGATGCAAAACTGGCTTTTGGCCACGTTGACCTCCTCGCAAACACCGCTTTCTCACTGGAATCTGGGGAGCGGGTTGGCTTAATTGGCCGCAATGGCACTGGTAAATCCTCTTTATTGAAGATCTTGGCTGGCATAGAAAAAATGGATGATGGCTTGCTGCAGTATCAGCAAGGTCTCCGTATTGCCTATGTTCCACAAGAGCCTATCTTCGAGGCTGAGGAGACTGTCTTTGATGCCGTATCCAAGGGAGTAGCTCAAGCTAAAGCCTTGCGTGAAGAATATGAAGCCCTCAGCATTGGAGAGTGGGACGATGCCGCCCACCATCGCCTAGATGAAGTGCAATCGCAACTGGAGGCTTTAAGCGGCTGGAACTGGGAGCAACGCGTTCATGAAACGCTAGATCGCCTGCACCTAGAGGCTGAGCTCAAGATTAATACTTTGTCGGGTGGAACCAAAAAGCGGGTTGCTCTTGCTCGTGCGCTGGTAGAGATGCCAGATGTATTGCTACTAGATGAGCCTACCAACCATTTGGATTTAGATTCTATTTCTTGGTTAGAGGATTTGCTCAAAGAGTACAAGGGCTCTGTAATTTTGATTACCCATGATCGCGCTTTCTTGGATAACGTCTGTACGCAGATTGTTGAACTCGATCGCGGCATCTTGCGTACCTACCCGGGTAATTTCTCGGCCTATGAGGTATTAAAAGATCAGGAAATGAACTCAGAGTCTTTGGCTAATGCACGTGCCGACAAATTACTCGCTCAAGAAGAGGTCTGGATTCGTAAAGGCGTTGAAGCTAGGCGCACTCGTAGCGTGGCGCGTATTGCGCGCCTAGAAAATCTTCGCACTACTCGCTCGCAAAGACGTGATGCTGTTGGGCAAGTCAAGCTTGCGGTCTCAGCAGGAGATAGAAGCGGTAAGATTGTTGCTGATCTACAAAATGTTTCCAAGTCATACGAGCGCCCGATTGTGCAGGATTTCACGGCAACGATTTTGCGTGGCGATAAAGTGGGACTTCTGGGACCTAACGGTGCTGGTAAGACCACGCTCCTGAAGTTAATCCTCGGAACGATAGCACCAGACTCTGGCACAGCAACGATGGGTACGCGTATTGAGGTGGCCTATTTTGATCAGATGCGCGAAGGCCTTGATCTCAACGCTTCGCTTGAGGATTACATCAGCCCAGGTAGCGAGTGGATCGAAATCAATGGCAATAAGAAACACGTGAAGAGTTATCTGAGTGATTTCTTATTTGCGCCAGAGCGTACTAATTCGCCTGTAAGCACTTTGTCTGGTGGCGAGCGTAACCGCTTATTGTTGGCACGCTTATTTGCACGTCCTGCAAACGTCTTGGTTTTGGATGAGCCAACCAATGACTTGGATATCGACACCCTGGACTTGCTTGAGCAATTGCTCCAAGACTATAAGGGCACCGTGTTCTTAGTCAGTCATGATCGCTACTTCTTAGATAACGTCGTGACTAGCATCATTGCTAATGAGGGTGATGGATTCTGGCGCGAATATGAGGGTGGTTACGAAGACTGGAAGATTCAGAAGGCACGCTCAGACAAGATTCGTGCAGCCAACGGTGGCCTGAAAGCCGCTGAGAAGTCCGAATCAAAGCTAGAAGCAAAACCGGAGGCAAAGGCGGAATCAAAACCCGCTGTTGTAAAAACTGGGGTGAGTAAGCTTAATGGTAAAGAGCGGCAGGAATTAGAAGTCCTGCCTTTGCAGATTGAAACTCTGGAGACAGAGCAAGCTGAGATTGGGATCGCTATGAGTAATCCAGATCTCTATAAGAATGAGCCCGAATTAGCGGCGAGTATGCAAGCGCGCTTATCAGAAATCACTGCCGATCTAGATATCAAACTACAGCGCTGGGAGCTGCTCTTAAGTCGCTCAGAGTCTTGA
- a CDS encoding alpha/beta hydrolase — protein sequence MTALPCIEIETAPNPSAAVIWLHGLGADGNDFVPIIPQLNLSECPAIRFVFPSAPSMAVTVNGGYVMPAWYDITGRTINDREDLAGIHKSAAAISELIEREASRGIAYEKIVLAGFSQGCAMSLQVGLRFPHRLAGIMALSGYLPLANSLALERSEANGKTPIYMAHGIWDTVITLDRAEASADTLEKLGYPVDWNTYPMEHSLHPDELVDISRFLTTVLSKL from the coding sequence ATGACCGCATTGCCCTGTATTGAAATTGAAACTGCTCCCAATCCAAGTGCTGCTGTCATTTGGCTTCATGGTCTAGGAGCTGATGGCAATGACTTTGTACCCATCATTCCCCAACTCAATCTTTCTGAGTGCCCTGCCATTCGATTTGTTTTTCCAAGCGCACCTTCTATGGCTGTCACAGTCAATGGCGGCTACGTAATGCCAGCTTGGTATGACATTACAGGGAGAACTATCAACGACCGCGAAGATCTTGCTGGCATTCACAAATCAGCAGCAGCGATCTCGGAATTAATTGAACGGGAGGCAAGTCGTGGGATTGCCTATGAAAAAATTGTTTTGGCTGGCTTCTCGCAGGGCTGCGCTATGTCTTTGCAGGTTGGCCTACGCTTTCCACATCGATTGGCCGGCATCATGGCGCTATCAGGCTATTTACCTCTAGCAAATTCACTGGCACTCGAGAGAAGTGAGGCCAATGGCAAGACGCCTATTTACATGGCGCATGGTATTTGGGATACGGTAATCACTCTAGATCGCGCAGAAGCTTCAGCTGATACCCTGGAAAAATTAGGCTATCCGGTGGATTGGAATACCTACCCAATGGAACACTCGCTTCATCCGGATGAGCTGGTAGATATCTCCAGATTTTTGACCACGGTGCTTAGCAAGTTATAA
- a CDS encoding chaperone modulator CbpM, translating into MTQTQITWITGSVVEEEVHMSIVEISQATRAPEDLIMSWVSEGVLSPAGSSPEDWRFSGESLKRAKTAAHLTHDLELNTPGVALALDLLDEISRLRNQLLRENIG; encoded by the coding sequence ATGACGCAAACACAAATCACCTGGATTACAGGTAGCGTTGTTGAAGAAGAAGTACATATGAGCATTGTGGAAATCTCACAAGCGACACGCGCACCAGAGGATCTCATTATGTCTTGGGTCTCCGAGGGTGTTCTCAGTCCAGCGGGCTCATCCCCAGAGGACTGGCGCTTTAGTGGAGAGTCCCTTAAGCGCGCAAAGACTGCTGCTCATCTGACGCATGATCTAGAACTCAATACTCCTGGGGTCGCTTTAGCGCTAGATCTTCTAGACGAAATCAGCCGCCTTCGCAATCAACTGCTTCGTGAAAATATTGGCTAA
- a CDS encoding DnaJ C-terminal domain-containing protein, with protein MKFRDYYETLGVARGATEAEIKAAYRKLARKYHPDVNKEAGAEDQFKEVGEAYAVLKDTEKRAAYDRMGANWKNGQDFTPPPNWNEGFEYSDSNFGGGYEGDQSEFFESLFGRGRHTQGGRGGNPRQGMNLKGQDHHAKILIDLADAYNGAQRTIALHMPVQDANGHVSTQERKLDVSIPKGIKAGQNLRLSGQGGPGMGSGGAGDLYLEIDFHPNPIYRVDGKDVYLDLPLAPWEAALGTTVNIPTPAGSTLELRIPAGTAAGRKMRLKAKGIPGKEAGDLYVVPNIVLPDAETDAQKEAYQALEKAFDFKPRNHLKG; from the coding sequence ATGAAATTCAGGGACTACTATGAAACACTCGGTGTAGCGCGTGGCGCCACTGAAGCAGAAATTAAAGCGGCTTACCGAAAGTTGGCGCGCAAATATCACCCGGACGTCAATAAAGAAGCCGGGGCAGAAGACCAATTTAAAGAAGTTGGCGAGGCCTACGCCGTTCTCAAAGATACTGAGAAGCGCGCTGCCTACGATCGTATGGGCGCTAACTGGAAAAATGGTCAAGATTTCACTCCTCCTCCAAACTGGAACGAAGGGTTTGAATATTCTGACAGCAACTTTGGTGGTGGCTACGAGGGCGATCAAAGTGAATTCTTTGAATCGCTCTTTGGTAGAGGGCGTCATACTCAAGGCGGCAGGGGTGGCAACCCCCGCCAAGGCATGAACTTAAAAGGTCAAGATCATCATGCCAAGATATTGATAGATCTGGCGGATGCCTATAACGGCGCACAACGGACTATCGCCCTGCACATGCCTGTGCAAGATGCTAACGGCCATGTCAGCACCCAAGAACGCAAGCTCGATGTCAGCATTCCGAAAGGTATTAAGGCTGGACAAAATCTACGCTTATCTGGTCAGGGCGGTCCAGGCATGGGTTCTGGTGGCGCGGGTGACTTGTACCTTGAAATTGATTTCCACCCCAATCCCATCTATCGCGTAGATGGCAAAGATGTTTATCTTGATTTGCCGCTGGCCCCATGGGAAGCAGCGCTTGGAACCACCGTCAATATACCGACCCCCGCAGGCTCAACTTTAGAACTGAGGATTCCGGCGGGTACAGCAGCCGGCCGCAAGATGCGACTCAAAGCAAAGGGGATCCCTGGCAAAGAGGCAGGCGATCTATACGTAGTGCCAAATATTGTTTTACCCGACGCCGAAACCGATGCGCAAAAAGAAGCTTATCAAGCGCTGGAGAAAGCTTTTGATTTCAAGCCCAGAAACCATTTGAAGGGATGA
- a CDS encoding UxaA family hydrolase, translating to MIETSEKKLAGAIIRLHPNDNIVVARVDVAIGEQVPSENFTSRSQVPAGYKIATKKILKGEPILKYNVTVGFANTDIEPGMMVHSHNTEFREFDRDYAYASEYKPTTLLPESERATFQGYVRANGKVGTRNFIGILSTVNCSATVVNKIADWFTPERLKDYPNIDGVVAFSHGIGCGMEMSGEPMQLLRRTMAGYAQHPNLAAALIIGLGCERNQLKGLMEQEALQENSTLHTFIMQETGGTRKTIEAGIEAVKALLPEANKAKRQTVSASHLCVGLQCGGSDGFSSITANPALGAAVDILSRHGGTGILSETPEIYGVEHTLTRRAATKEIGEKLIKRIRWWKDEYSVGRDVQINGQVSPGNQIGGLANIFEKSLGSSMKGGTGPLMEVYRYAEPVTAKGFVFMDTPGFDPVSATGQIAGGANLIAFTTGRGSMFGSKPAPCIKLATNTPMYQKLTEDMDINCGEILDGTVSVQEMGQRIFELFLRTASGEASKSELLGLGDYEFVPWQVGVMS from the coding sequence ATGATTGAAACATCTGAAAAAAAATTAGCTGGCGCAATTATTCGCCTGCATCCAAATGACAACATTGTTGTTGCTCGAGTTGATGTGGCTATTGGTGAGCAAGTGCCCAGCGAGAATTTCACGAGCCGTAGCCAAGTACCTGCGGGTTACAAGATCGCTACAAAGAAAATCTTGAAGGGTGAGCCTATCCTCAAATACAACGTCACCGTGGGCTTTGCTAATACCGATATTGAGCCCGGCATGATGGTTCATAGTCATAACACTGAGTTTCGTGAATTTGATCGTGACTACGCTTATGCAAGCGAATATAAGCCCACCACCCTCCTTCCGGAATCTGAGCGTGCAACATTTCAAGGTTACGTGCGCGCCAATGGAAAAGTAGGTACGCGTAATTTCATCGGCATTCTGTCAACCGTTAATTGCTCTGCTACGGTGGTTAATAAAATTGCTGACTGGTTCACACCCGAGAGGTTGAAAGACTATCCCAATATCGATGGTGTAGTTGCCTTTAGTCACGGTATCGGCTGCGGCATGGAAATGAGTGGCGAACCAATGCAACTGCTTCGTAGAACGATGGCGGGTTATGCACAGCATCCTAACCTCGCTGCAGCGCTCATCATTGGCTTAGGTTGCGAGCGTAATCAGCTAAAAGGATTGATGGAGCAAGAAGCGTTGCAAGAAAACTCTACCTTGCATACCTTCATCATGCAAGAGACTGGCGGCACACGTAAAACGATTGAAGCAGGCATTGAAGCCGTCAAAGCACTCCTACCAGAAGCCAATAAAGCAAAACGTCAAACTGTTTCTGCGAGCCATTTATGCGTTGGTTTGCAATGCGGTGGATCAGATGGATTCTCTTCCATCACTGCAAACCCAGCCTTAGGCGCTGCAGTAGATATTTTGTCGCGCCATGGTGGCACAGGTATTCTTTCTGAAACGCCGGAAATTTATGGGGTTGAGCACACACTTACCCGCAGAGCCGCCACTAAAGAAATTGGCGAGAAGCTCATTAAACGGATTCGTTGGTGGAAAGATGAATATTCTGTTGGTCGTGATGTCCAAATCAATGGGCAAGTGAGTCCCGGCAATCAAATTGGTGGCCTTGCCAACATCTTTGAAAAGTCACTCGGCTCTTCTATGAAAGGTGGTACCGGACCTCTGATGGAAGTCTATCGCTATGCAGAGCCAGTCACAGCCAAAGGTTTTGTATTCATGGATACGCCTGGTTTTGATCCTGTCTCGGCAACCGGTCAAATTGCAGGTGGTGCAAACTTGATTGCCTTCACTACCGGACGCGGCTCCATGTTTGGCTCTAAACCAGCGCCTTGCATTAAGCTGGCTACTAATACGCCCATGTATCAAAAGCTAACTGAAGATATGGATATCAATTGCGGAGAGATCTTAGATGGCACGGTTTCTGTTCAAGAGATGGGGCAACGTATTTTTGAACTCTTCCTCAGGACAGCCTCAGGAGAGGCTTCAAAAAGCGAATTATTGGGTCTAGGTGACTATGAATTCGTGCCTTGGCAAGTTGGCGTCATGAGCTAA